From a region of the Haloferax volcanii DS2 genome:
- the speB gene encoding agmatinase, translating into MFPGATADREVADYVLLGAPLDISTSFEPGTRFGPNRIRRFAGSFDDYDRRTDQFFTDLRVHDAGDVRAWDDAPEYVEWLAGSVRDAVWDDAVPVVIGGEHTVTAAGVTGVDPDVFVCLDAHLDLRRAYDGNEWSHATVTRRVLDELGVDEAVILGARTGSPDEWERAAADDVTVVEPEAVPDWEPAFDGDQSVYLSVDIDAADPAFAPGTGTTEPFGLTSREMRDVVRAVAPHADGFDVVEVNDRDDGQAASLAAKLLREFVFAHAAGRS; encoded by the coding sequence ATGTTCCCCGGAGCAACCGCAGACCGCGAGGTCGCTGACTACGTCCTTCTCGGCGCTCCGCTCGACATCTCGACGTCCTTCGAACCCGGAACCCGTTTCGGACCGAATCGAATCCGTCGGTTCGCCGGGTCGTTCGACGACTACGACCGGCGCACCGACCAGTTTTTCACCGACTTGCGCGTCCACGACGCGGGCGACGTCCGCGCGTGGGACGACGCACCTGAGTACGTCGAATGGCTCGCCGGGAGCGTCCGCGACGCCGTCTGGGACGACGCCGTCCCCGTCGTCATCGGCGGCGAACACACCGTCACCGCCGCCGGCGTCACCGGCGTCGACCCCGACGTGTTCGTCTGCCTCGACGCCCACCTCGACCTCCGCCGCGCGTACGACGGCAACGAGTGGAGCCACGCCACCGTCACCCGCCGCGTCCTCGACGAACTCGGCGTCGACGAGGCCGTGATTCTCGGCGCGCGAACCGGCTCGCCAGACGAGTGGGAGCGCGCCGCGGCCGACGACGTGACGGTGGTCGAACCCGAGGCCGTCCCCGACTGGGAGCCGGCGTTCGACGGCGACCAATCCGTCTATCTGAGCGTCGATATCGACGCCGCGGACCCGGCGTTCGCGCCCGGCACGGGCACCACAGAGCCGTTCGGCCTCACCTCCCGGGAGATGCGAGACGTGGTCCGAGCGGTCGCACCTCACGCCGACGGGTTCGACGTGGTGGAAGTCAACGACCGCGACGACGGACAGGCCGCGTCGCTGGCGGCGAAGCTCCTCCGGGAGTTCGTCTTCGCGCACGCCGCCGGGCGGTCGTAA
- a CDS encoding deoxyhypusine synthase produces MSDHDDDGYEMPDREEFQHDPLGHAEVRGGMTVGELVEQYGHAGIGAADVHEAADIYAEMLADDDCTVFMSLAGAMVPTGMRKVVSDLIRDGHVDALVTTGANLTHDAIEAIGGKHHHGRAHPDPSSSPSHGSREHGAEHHGEKTEREHDETLRDEEVDRIYNVYLPQEHFALFESHLRSEVFPALEEEGTVSIADLCRELGRANSEVNDREGIDEDAGVAAAAYEADVPIYCPAVQDSVLGLQAWMYSQTSSFSLDALADMTPLTDLAYDADTAGCLLVGGGVPKNFTLQTMLVTPGAYDYGVQITMDPAATGGLSGATLDEARSWGKLEKDARNTTVLGDATIMLPLLVAAARERIE; encoded by the coding sequence ATGAGCGACCACGACGATGACGGCTACGAGATGCCGGACCGCGAGGAGTTCCAACACGACCCGCTGGGCCACGCCGAGGTCCGCGGCGGCATGACCGTCGGCGAGTTGGTCGAGCAGTACGGCCACGCGGGCATCGGCGCGGCCGACGTACACGAGGCCGCCGACATCTACGCCGAGATGCTGGCCGACGACGACTGCACGGTGTTCATGTCGCTGGCCGGCGCGATGGTCCCGACCGGGATGCGCAAGGTCGTCTCCGACCTCATCCGCGACGGCCACGTCGACGCGCTGGTGACGACGGGCGCGAACCTCACCCACGACGCCATCGAGGCCATCGGCGGCAAGCACCACCACGGACGGGCCCATCCGGACCCGTCCAGCTCCCCCTCGCACGGCTCGCGGGAACACGGAGCCGAGCACCACGGCGAGAAGACCGAACGCGAGCACGACGAGACGCTCCGCGACGAGGAGGTCGACCGCATCTACAACGTCTACCTCCCGCAGGAGCATTTCGCGCTGTTCGAGTCGCATCTCCGAAGTGAGGTGTTCCCGGCGCTGGAGGAAGAGGGGACCGTCAGCATCGCGGACCTCTGCCGCGAACTCGGCCGCGCCAACAGCGAGGTCAACGACCGCGAGGGAATCGACGAGGACGCCGGCGTCGCCGCCGCGGCCTACGAGGCCGACGTGCCCATCTACTGTCCGGCGGTGCAGGACTCCGTCCTCGGCTTACAGGCGTGGATGTACTCGCAGACCTCGTCGTTCTCGCTGGACGCGCTGGCCGACATGACGCCACTGACCGACCTCGCGTACGACGCCGACACGGCCGGCTGTCTCCTCGTCGGCGGCGGCGTCCCGAAGAACTTCACGCTCCAGACGATGCTCGTCACGCCCGGCGCGTACGACTACGGCGTCCAGATTACGATGGACCCCGCCGCGACCGGCGGGCTCTCGGGCGCGACGCTTGACGAGGCGCGCTCGTGGGGCAAACTGGAGAAGGACGCCCGCAACACGACGGTCCTCGGCGACGCGACCATCATGCTCCCGCTGCTCGTCGCCGCGGCGCGCGAGCGAATCGAGTAA
- a CDS encoding Cdc6/Cdc18 family protein encodes MELANDEIPLEQGHVPEKVVNRDSETQQLTQAAKQLHNIHLHGPRGTGKTHLTKKTLEEAEAKVCYLSCIEYDTQYKALRKIYSELTGESIGTGHHTSELQRKIKEGTGAVETIIVLDELDFLLLNDGDDLLYFLSRLETNGNLGLVLITANHQDLEEQVEPRTYSTLQPQRIGFEPYTGEQTYEILADRASKSLKPRTVHRAALTYIASSTQNTGYALTWFRTAVNNADDVVTEELVKRLQEKAYSLYVENQLSPLSQHHKILYQAIAEISQESGPVVNTGSIYNRYEIIVDERGSTPLSGRRISDYLKQLEQLNLISADYHYGGEKGKTREIRLTGLQ; translated from the coding sequence ATGGAACTCGCCAACGATGAAATACCACTTGAACAAGGCCACGTCCCTGAAAAAGTAGTCAATAGAGACTCTGAAACCCAACAGCTCACCCAGGCTGCAAAACAGCTACACAATATACATCTACACGGGCCTCGTGGCACCGGGAAAACACATCTCACCAAGAAAACTCTAGAGGAAGCTGAAGCAAAGGTCTGCTATCTTTCCTGCATCGAATACGACACTCAGTACAAGGCCCTACGGAAAATCTACTCAGAGCTAACCGGAGAATCAATCGGAACCGGCCACCACACCTCCGAGCTACAAAGAAAGATCAAGGAGGGAACAGGAGCTGTCGAAACCATCATCGTACTAGATGAGTTAGACTTCCTGCTTCTCAACGATGGCGACGACCTACTGTACTTTCTATCCCGTCTAGAGACAAACGGCAACCTCGGATTAGTTCTGATCACGGCCAATCACCAGGATCTCGAAGAACAAGTCGAACCACGGACATACAGCACCCTGCAACCACAGAGAATCGGATTCGAACCCTACACCGGAGAACAGACGTATGAAATCCTTGCTGACAGGGCCTCGAAAAGCCTGAAACCCCGGACAGTACACCGAGCCGCGTTAACCTACATCGCCTCCTCAACACAGAACACCGGGTATGCGCTTACTTGGTTCAGAACTGCAGTCAACAACGCCGACGATGTCGTCACCGAAGAATTAGTCAAAAGGCTTCAGGAGAAGGCATACAGTCTCTACGTCGAAAATCAGTTATCACCACTATCTCAGCACCACAAAATCCTCTACCAGGCAATCGCCGAGATCTCCCAGGAGTCCGGGCCGGTCGTCAACACTGGAAGCATCTACAATCGATACGAGATAATCGTGGATGAAAGAGGCAGTACACCGTTGTCTGGCCGTCGGATCAGCGACTACCTGAAACAGCTTGAACAGCTCAATCTGATCTCAGCTGACTACCATTACGGAGGAGAGAAAGGGAAGACACGGGAGATCCGGCTTACCGGCCTACAGTAG
- a CDS encoding Cdc6/Cdc18 family protein: protein MFNETSESGSGVLRSESYLTTDYLPDEPVGREAEINSIADAVRPLARRKKPDNLLVYGPAGVGKTTCVKYVFDRLEEEAGVKSVYINCWQYNTRSSLLTELLIQLGYPAPRKGKPVDELLSKIREWMDKNRGVALALDEFDQLEDRTEVIYDLQMLNEEAENSLGIVMVSNHHPSKVQLDPRSRSRLNCHTLQFNSYDTPQLINILESRAEQAFRPGAVPDEVIEEIAEQVAENSGDCRQALSTLLRAGRKADRQGVNSVGDIEI, encoded by the coding sequence ATGTTTAATGAGACTTCGGAATCTGGTAGCGGCGTACTCCGGTCTGAATCCTACCTGACGACAGACTACTTGCCTGACGAACCGGTGGGTAGAGAAGCTGAAATCAATTCGATAGCTGATGCTGTCCGGCCTTTAGCCCGGAGAAAGAAACCAGATAATCTGTTAGTGTATGGGCCGGCGGGCGTGGGTAAGACCACCTGTGTCAAGTACGTATTCGACCGGTTGGAGGAAGAAGCAGGCGTCAAGTCGGTGTACATCAACTGCTGGCAGTACAACACACGTTCCTCCCTGCTTACAGAGCTCTTGATCCAGCTCGGATATCCAGCACCTCGAAAAGGAAAACCAGTCGACGAACTACTATCGAAAATCCGCGAATGGATGGACAAGAACCGTGGAGTAGCCCTGGCTCTCGACGAATTCGACCAACTGGAAGATCGGACAGAGGTGATCTACGACCTGCAGATGCTGAACGAGGAGGCAGAGAACTCGCTGGGAATCGTAATGGTATCCAACCATCACCCATCCAAAGTCCAGCTAGATCCACGCAGTCGCTCCCGCCTCAATTGCCACACACTACAATTCAACTCATACGACACACCACAACTAATCAACATACTAGAGAGCCGAGCAGAACAGGCCTTCAGACCCGGAGCAGTACCCGACGAAGTAATCGAAGAAATCGCAGAACAAGTCGCAGAAAACAGCGGAGACTGCAGACAAGCCCTCAGCACACTACTAAGAGCAGGAAGGAAAGCCGATAGACAAGGTGTAAACAGTGTTGGCGATATTGAGATCTGA
- a CDS encoding Nif3-like dinuclear metal center hexameric protein encodes MQLSDIVARLDETLATDDFADVDASANGLQVGPGEKSVEKVAFAVDAAEATIDAALDADADLLVVHHGLVWGGLDRVTGRDFDRIEPLVRGDLALYVSHLPLDGHQELGNAAGVADHLGLGDTEPFGSLGPIHIGQAGSFESPQTADEIRAALDELDGSAGTTVLDFGPDEISSVGVVTGSGVDWLDEAIDRGVDALVTGEGKQKVYHEAREAGVSVFLAGHYATETFGVRSLRDLADEWGLETEYVSHPTGL; translated from the coding sequence ATGCAGCTCTCCGACATCGTCGCCCGACTCGACGAGACGCTCGCGACCGACGACTTCGCCGACGTGGACGCCAGCGCCAACGGCTTGCAGGTCGGCCCCGGCGAGAAATCGGTCGAGAAAGTCGCCTTCGCCGTCGACGCCGCGGAGGCGACCATCGACGCCGCGCTCGACGCCGACGCCGACCTGCTCGTCGTCCACCACGGTCTCGTCTGGGGCGGCCTCGACCGAGTGACCGGCCGCGACTTCGACCGCATCGAGCCGCTGGTTCGCGGCGACCTCGCGCTCTACGTCTCGCACCTCCCGCTTGACGGCCATCAGGAACTCGGCAACGCCGCCGGCGTCGCGGACCACCTCGGCCTCGGGGACACCGAGCCGTTCGGCTCGCTCGGCCCGATTCACATCGGGCAGGCGGGGAGCTTCGAGTCGCCGCAGACGGCCGACGAGATTCGGGCGGCGCTCGACGAACTCGACGGGAGCGCGGGGACGACCGTCCTCGACTTCGGCCCCGACGAGATTTCGTCGGTCGGGGTCGTCACCGGCTCCGGCGTCGACTGGCTGGACGAAGCCATCGACCGCGGCGTCGACGCGCTCGTCACCGGCGAGGGCAAACAGAAGGTGTACCACGAGGCGCGCGAGGCCGGCGTCTCGGTGTTCCTCGCGGGCCACTACGCGACCGAGACGTTCGGGGTGCGAAGCCTGCGCGACCTCGCAGACGAGTGGGGGCTCGAAACCGAGTACGTCAGCCATCCGACCGGGCTGTAA
- a CDS encoding ATP-binding protein yields the protein MSPPDSKRLIDLASQYDVLDEEEVRKLVLASGLSRSEVLQEVASRVVAARAVENSEYPFASRSFTGGITLGYTFDGRSFRFSESNLTRHLLAVGQSGSGKTTLFYNLLDQVGVPFWVFDLKRDYRPLAREDDLLVLPWSELKLNPLRPPSGVSPRRWAQVFSEIFGHATSLLSGSKNYLLKKIIELYKLYGLFEEVSGPYPGLHELQLLVENDSMSYVRTAADYRDRLLNRLEAMNLTAGTVFECSQGPTIEEMLNRRVVFEFDGLSRDVQNFLMEILFAGVYEYRLSQGMRGDELRHLFLLDEGKQVFSVYKERQDAAGIPEIDQLTAKMREFGEGLIVGDQEASKLTDSIKANTYTKFLLPTGDRKQFQAVTNSMNLSERQTEFASELEVGEAVVQVGNRGPVPVKLDNYEVDKQISDSELQKLQAENWNNLSHEPRNTTPEFEVEILEGRSGEVPEPDTPEDPTREVNVSSEADRLLKDVVDNPFRPLTERYGEFPSRYKGNKAKDELVDEGVLIERQVRTKSGRRKLLELTKKGRQYVEDELDLEAKHRGRGGVVHRYWQTRIKEAFEQAGWYAETEVFDADVYVNMDTSELVVEVAMGDNPREIEHIEKHLEKDFIVWIAARNQEILQGLQQRMEEKGLQTDNVVFRLVRDFNEIENLPE from the coding sequence GTGAGTCCGCCTGATTCGAAGAGACTTATAGATCTTGCATCGCAGTATGACGTTCTTGATGAAGAGGAGGTACGGAAGCTGGTTCTGGCTTCTGGTCTGTCTCGGAGTGAGGTATTGCAGGAAGTTGCATCCCGAGTAGTTGCAGCGAGAGCAGTTGAGAACTCAGAGTATCCTTTTGCATCGAGATCCTTCACGGGAGGGATCACGCTGGGGTATACCTTCGATGGCCGGTCCTTCCGGTTTTCTGAGAGCAATCTAACGAGGCATTTGTTGGCTGTGGGTCAGTCGGGTTCGGGGAAGACTACGTTGTTCTATAATTTGCTTGATCAGGTTGGTGTTCCGTTCTGGGTTTTTGATTTGAAGCGGGATTACAGGCCCCTGGCTCGTGAAGATGATTTGCTGGTGTTGCCGTGGTCGGAGTTGAAGTTGAATCCGTTGAGGCCTCCGAGTGGTGTGTCTCCTCGTAGGTGGGCTCAGGTCTTCTCCGAAATTTTTGGGCACGCTACTTCGCTGCTTTCGGGGTCGAAGAACTACTTGCTGAAGAAGATCATCGAGCTCTACAAGTTGTACGGCTTGTTTGAGGAGGTTTCAGGGCCGTATCCAGGCCTTCACGAACTACAATTACTGGTTGAGAATGACTCGATGAGCTATGTTCGTACTGCTGCGGATTACAGGGATCGATTGTTGAATCGATTGGAGGCGATGAACCTTACAGCAGGTACCGTCTTCGAATGCAGTCAAGGCCCTACAATAGAGGAGATGCTGAACAGGAGGGTGGTTTTCGAGTTTGACGGTCTCAGCAGGGATGTTCAGAACTTTTTGATGGAGATTTTGTTTGCTGGTGTCTACGAGTATCGTTTGAGTCAGGGAATGCGTGGTGACGAGTTACGGCACTTGTTTCTCTTGGATGAGGGGAAGCAGGTTTTCTCGGTGTATAAGGAGCGTCAGGATGCGGCTGGTATCCCAGAGATTGATCAGTTGACGGCGAAAATGCGGGAGTTCGGCGAAGGTCTCATCGTAGGTGATCAGGAGGCAAGCAAGTTGACGGATTCTATCAAGGCTAATACGTACACCAAGTTCTTGCTGCCTACGGGCGACCGAAAGCAGTTCCAAGCAGTCACCAACTCGATGAACCTGTCTGAGAGACAGACGGAGTTTGCCTCTGAGCTTGAGGTGGGAGAGGCAGTAGTTCAGGTCGGTAACCGTGGCCCAGTACCGGTCAAACTCGACAACTACGAAGTTGACAAGCAAATCTCTGATAGCGAACTTCAGAAACTCCAGGCCGAGAACTGGAACAACCTGTCTCACGAACCAAGGAATACAACACCTGAGTTCGAAGTTGAGATATTGGAAGGTCGTTCTGGTGAAGTACCTGAGCCTGATACGCCTGAAGATCCTACAAGAGAAGTCAACGTCTCAAGCGAAGCAGACCGCCTACTCAAGGACGTGGTCGATAATCCGTTTAGACCCTTGACTGAACGATACGGGGAATTTCCTAGCCGGTACAAGGGAAACAAGGCCAAGGATGAGCTCGTCGACGAAGGAGTACTAATCGAGAGGCAGGTCCGTACAAAGAGTGGACGTCGAAAGTTGCTGGAATTGACGAAGAAAGGCCGCCAGTACGTCGAAGATGAACTAGATCTGGAAGCGAAACACAGGGGGCGAGGCGGAGTCGTTCACAGGTACTGGCAAACTCGAATCAAGGAAGCATTCGAACAAGCCGGCTGGTACGCTGAGACGGAAGTATTCGATGCCGACGTCTACGTGAATATGGACACTTCCGAACTTGTGGTCGAGGTAGCGATGGGAGACAACCCAAGAGAAATAGAACACATCGAGAAGCATCTGGAGAAAGACTTCATCGTCTGGATCGCAGCCCGCAACCAGGAAATCCTCCAGGGACTGCAGCAAAGAATGGAGGAGAAAGGCCTACAGACAGATAACGTAGTATTTCGACTAGTTCGGGACTTCAACGAGATCGAGAACCTTCCCGAATAG
- a CDS encoding translation initiation factor IF-5A: MAKEQKQVRELQEGSYVMMEEKPCKINAYSTAKPGKHGSAKARVEARGVFDSKKRSLSQPVDAKVWVPIIERKQGQVVSVTGEDAQIMDLETYQTFTMRIPDEEDLNPEDEIEYLEYEGQRKIV; encoded by the coding sequence ATGGCGAAAGAGCAGAAGCAGGTGCGCGAGCTCCAAGAAGGAAGCTACGTCATGATGGAAGAAAAGCCGTGCAAAATTAACGCTTACAGTACCGCCAAGCCGGGCAAGCACGGCAGCGCGAAGGCGCGCGTCGAAGCCCGCGGCGTCTTCGACAGCAAGAAGCGCTCGCTCTCCCAGCCTGTCGACGCGAAGGTGTGGGTGCCCATCATCGAGCGGAAGCAGGGTCAGGTCGTCTCCGTCACCGGCGAGGACGCCCAGATCATGGACCTCGAGACGTACCAGACGTTCACGATGCGCATCCCCGATGAGGAAGACCTCAACCCCGAAGACGAGATCGAGTACCTCGAGTACGAAGGCCAGCGAAAGATCGTCTAA
- a CDS encoding DUF2254 domain-containing protein, whose protein sequence is MNYSLDEVRRFVGGIPRLLVLATIVFPLSGVLIGYFTGFGASPANTRLFLSGLAGAQAGVLAIVFSVAVIGIQLISTRYSPRMISLFTDSPIFIYTFCLFVLSVALDLGLLYNVPLNSTRVFSAGIGAASGLATTAAVGLFVFVRTAIRQSTPDGAIDAFVSGMTSTKYLERVRESVESESEVAHPMHPLYNLAMNALSSGERVTAEKAVQEYGDLVRSIILELEERNTFEDEENQVRRKLFKPVFKEHLHDIALHAEEQNENQIVSNAIEWQYELGKEGLDLEIDRIARQAQFGMSDVLRDAPLETGSYISSNNAWEQIGQFLVDASDKPAPRIARNTASSIETNISSYQLHKISDARWYSHSMMRLYSKMEDAQEALLDHYAEDVANVDMEWQYEHVPDDIHNREEVYSVFEWRNTLLSTTASFLQYAIEEGQYPITDGNFKDSWQNICVEASKTPAEDYAVTLCQALIEIAVIDRNHVEETGIPWSSSIGRVKYNGNPDIVDKAFERILQYDYVEEEPGPLFAGEMEEHRQTYYESQLNVQGTPTLNNRSDFPEEIEEIRREADERWEKLED, encoded by the coding sequence ATGAATTACTCTTTAGATGAGGTTAGGCGGTTTGTTGGCGGGATTCCGCGTCTACTTGTTTTAGCTACTATCGTATTTCCACTGTCTGGTGTCTTAATCGGCTATTTCACTGGTTTTGGTGCTTCTCCAGCGAATACAAGATTATTCTTGAGTGGGTTGGCAGGTGCTCAAGCAGGAGTTCTTGCTATCGTTTTCTCCGTGGCAGTTATTGGGATTCAGCTGATTTCGACCCGCTATTCACCGCGAATGATTTCACTTTTCACGGACTCACCGATATTCATCTACACCTTCTGTCTCTTCGTGCTATCCGTTGCCCTTGATCTCGGTCTCCTCTACAATGTCCCCCTGAACTCAACACGTGTATTTTCAGCTGGTATTGGTGCGGCCTCTGGTCTTGCGACAACCGCGGCGGTCGGATTGTTTGTCTTCGTGAGAACCGCTATACGTCAGAGTACACCGGATGGTGCAATTGATGCGTTTGTATCGGGAATGACTTCCACGAAATACTTGGAACGGGTGAGAGAGTCTGTAGAAAGCGAGTCTGAGGTTGCTCATCCGATGCATCCGCTGTACAATTTGGCGATGAATGCACTGTCCAGTGGGGAGCGCGTTACCGCCGAGAAGGCAGTTCAAGAATACGGTGATTTGGTCCGGTCTATAATCTTGGAGTTGGAAGAACGGAACACGTTCGAGGACGAAGAAAATCAGGTTCGGAGGAAATTGTTCAAGCCTGTATTCAAGGAGCATCTACACGATATTGCCTTACACGCTGAAGAGCAGAATGAAAACCAGATAGTTAGCAACGCCATCGAATGGCAGTATGAGCTCGGAAAGGAAGGACTCGATCTTGAGATCGATAGAATAGCGCGTCAGGCCCAGTTTGGAATGTCAGACGTACTTCGAGATGCACCTCTCGAAACAGGCTCATACATTTCAAGCAACAACGCTTGGGAACAGATCGGTCAGTTCCTCGTCGACGCTTCAGACAAGCCTGCTCCCAGAATCGCTCGAAACACTGCTTCCTCCATTGAGACGAATATCAGCTCCTATCAGCTCCATAAAATCAGTGACGCACGCTGGTATAGCCACTCAATGATGCGGCTCTACAGCAAAATGGAGGATGCTCAAGAAGCACTCCTTGACCACTATGCCGAAGACGTCGCCAACGTCGATATGGAATGGCAGTATGAACACGTCCCTGACGACATCCACAATCGAGAAGAGGTCTATTCCGTATTCGAGTGGAGAAACACTCTGCTAAGCACTACAGCGTCTTTCCTCCAATACGCAATTGAAGAAGGCCAGTACCCGATTACAGACGGGAATTTCAAAGACAGTTGGCAGAACATCTGCGTTGAAGCATCGAAAACACCTGCCGAGGACTACGCAGTCACACTCTGTCAGGCCCTAATTGAGATAGCTGTAATTGACCGGAATCACGTCGAAGAGACAGGTATCCCTTGGAGCTCCAGTATCGGCCGAGTCAAATACAACGGCAACCCAGACATCGTTGACAAAGCCTTCGAACGAATCCTCCAATACGACTACGTCGAAGAAGAACCAGGCCCTCTCTTCGCCGGAGAAATGGAAGAACACCGTCAAACATACTATGAAAGTCAACTGAACGTCCAAGGCACACCAACACTGAACAATAGGTCTGATTTCCCCGAAGAGATAGAAGAGATTCGAAGAGAGGCCGATGAGAGATGGGAGAAGCTCGAAGACTAG
- a CDS encoding DUF932 domain-containing protein: MIQAQDYVFDDLDELYETAERVPEVDRHDVYAHNEGSDEWEQIPYRDSLWTDDGRATGVVSSSQDFYNVIQYGDILETVGDAVERHGIEPSGRVSISPTAHKMSAKLDFDQEVYANQDDPIDLGLQIQSGHSGFHGLKYDIGAERQVCSNGMTAFISELGFDQTHGEPFQPGLAYNAVDAVVESPAEIEQRLAQAQNRELMNQDEALLVLMESGVGRYLEDPVPDLLNALYDEVDDPEAPTLWETYNAATRALTHYTQDVPDYELANGFEQAAQLLETGGNEIPEPEQLGRRAVDSRSRQLIEQGDTEPYWPDEEQTLRELMEAHELQA, encoded by the coding sequence TTGATTCAAGCACAAGACTATGTTTTCGACGATTTAGACGAATTGTATGAAACCGCGGAAAGAGTTCCTGAGGTGGATAGGCACGACGTATACGCTCATAACGAAGGATCGGATGAGTGGGAGCAGATTCCGTATCGTGACTCGTTGTGGACTGATGATGGGAGAGCGACGGGCGTAGTCTCCAGCAGCCAAGATTTCTACAACGTTATTCAGTACGGCGATATCTTGGAGACAGTAGGTGACGCCGTCGAAAGGCACGGTATCGAGCCCTCCGGCAGGGTTTCGATCTCTCCGACAGCCCACAAGATGAGCGCCAAACTCGACTTCGATCAAGAGGTCTACGCAAACCAAGACGATCCTATCGATCTCGGATTACAGATTCAAAGCGGACACAGCGGGTTCCACGGACTGAAGTACGATATCGGAGCCGAACGCCAAGTCTGTTCAAATGGGATGACGGCCTTCATCTCCGAACTCGGCTTCGACCAGACACACGGCGAACCATTCCAACCCGGCCTAGCATACAACGCCGTCGACGCAGTGGTCGAATCCCCAGCAGAGATCGAACAGAGACTAGCACAGGCCCAGAACCGTGAATTGATGAATCAAGACGAGGCCCTGCTCGTGTTGATGGAGTCCGGAGTCGGCCGATACCTGGAAGACCCTGTTCCAGACCTGCTTAACGCGTTATACGATGAGGTAGATGATCCGGAGGCCCCGACACTCTGGGAGACGTATAACGCGGCTACACGCGCACTAACACACTACACCCAGGACGTCCCAGACTATGAGCTAGCGAACGGCTTTGAGCAAGCAGCCCAACTCTTGGAAACCGGGGGTAATGAGATTCCGGAGCCAGAGCAACTGGGTCGTAGAGCTGTAGACAGCCGTAGCCGCCAGTTAATCGAACAGGGAGATACGGAGCCGTACTGGCCGGATGAAGAGCAAACCCTGAGAGAACTGATGGAAGCCCACGAGCTCCAAGCATAG
- a CDS encoding tyrosine-type recombinase/integrase: MSSTQYVDINRTLQNLKDSQIQPENVEAIRDFVNHCAAEGISEVRQARLTSALKSLLNNFGPEDFLLREASEQELKQVIAGLNRSDYADSTKHTFKSAVKKFYKVDNGGHEHPDKVQFFSVSSGEKSTSVTREDLFTEDELKRLFQSFTSTRDRALTMVLYESGARPGELLACNIADFTSNGKGDFIFLQGLKNTPDRTNQLVRSGRVVREWLAQHPCGGELGDIKDPSAPLWVKTQQQTCRHCGEIPHNHDDESCNYEADPQDRLNHGGFYRRFKQACRKADIPENKTRPYNLRHTRLTEVAKFMGYEQLNKFAGWKPGSDRAKVYVHLNNDDVNQAIRDKYGLESSDEEEKSVRCSYCGTENQSDHSECRTCGRILSLEQQTKKEEKQQVIERLAELDKKGILEKLEKLEER; this comes from the coding sequence ATGAGCTCAACACAATACGTCGACATCAACAGAACCCTTCAAAACCTGAAAGACAGCCAAATACAGCCAGAAAACGTCGAAGCAATACGCGACTTCGTAAACCACTGTGCAGCAGAGGGAATCAGCGAAGTACGGCAAGCACGTCTCACATCCGCACTAAAATCATTGCTCAACAACTTCGGACCAGAAGATTTCCTTCTCAGAGAAGCAAGCGAACAAGAACTCAAACAGGTGATCGCAGGCCTGAATCGCAGCGACTACGCAGATAGCACGAAGCACACGTTCAAATCTGCTGTAAAGAAGTTCTACAAGGTCGATAACGGCGGCCACGAGCATCCTGATAAAGTCCAGTTCTTCTCTGTTTCCTCGGGAGAGAAATCCACCTCAGTCACCCGCGAAGACCTATTCACAGAAGACGAGCTAAAACGCCTGTTCCAATCTTTCACGAGTACACGTGATCGTGCCCTTACGATGGTTCTCTACGAATCAGGAGCCAGGCCAGGAGAACTCTTAGCCTGCAATATCGCAGACTTCACCTCAAACGGCAAAGGCGACTTCATCTTCCTTCAAGGCCTGAAGAACACACCCGACAGAACAAACCAACTGGTCCGGTCAGGCCGAGTTGTACGTGAGTGGCTTGCTCAGCATCCTTGTGGCGGAGAACTAGGAGATATCAAAGACCCCAGCGCTCCTCTCTGGGTGAAAACTCAACAACAAACCTGTCGTCACTGCGGAGAAATACCTCACAACCATGATGACGAGAGTTGTAACTATGAGGCAGATCCACAGGATCGATTGAACCACGGAGGATTCTACAGAAGGTTCAAACAGGCCTGCCGGAAGGCCGATATCCCGGAGAACAAGACTCGGCCCTACAACCTTCGGCACACCCGTCTAACTGAAGTTGCCAAGTTTATGGGATACGAGCAGTTGAACAAGTTTGCTGGTTGGAAGCCAGGAAGCGACCGTGCCAAAGTCTACGTCCACCTGAACAACGACGACGTCAACCAAGCGATCAGAGACAAATACGGATTAGAATCCTCAGACGAGGAAGAGAAAAGCGTTCGATGCTCGTACTGCGGTACTGAGAACCAGTCAGACCATAGCGAATGCAGGACGTGTGGCCGTATTCTCAGCTTAGAACAGCAGACAAAGAAAGAGGAGAAACAACAGGTGATCGAGAGACTGGCCGAGCTCGACAAGAAAGGAATACTGGAGAAGCTGGAAAAGCTGGAGGAAAGATAA